One segment of Carya illinoinensis cultivar Pawnee chromosome 1, C.illinoinensisPawnee_v1, whole genome shotgun sequence DNA contains the following:
- the LOC122303756 gene encoding bZIP transcription factor 53-like: MPSTQPAGSGSEADAIKYGLMDEKKRKRMQSNRESAKRSRIKQQKKMEDLTDEKARLLRELEKNSARYSCRERGWYSLESENNLLMAEKMCLAKRLDELNSLIVNLGLVKNITPKSPEPIMLNPSQLPTSMQLVAASAGRFWR; this comes from the coding sequence ATGCCGTCCACACAACCTGCGGGCTCGGGGTCTGAAGCTGATGCAATTAAATACGGATTAATGGatgagaagaaaaggaagaggaTGCAGTCAAACAGAGAATCTGCAAAGCGCTCGCGAATCAAGCAACAGAAAAAGATGGAGGATTTAACCGATGAAAAGGCAAGGCTGTTGAGAGAGCTTGAGAAGAATAGCGCAAGGTACTCTTGCCGGGAGAGAGGATGGTATTCCCTGGAGTCGGAGAACAACCTTTTGATGGCTGAAAAGATGTGCTTGGCCAAGCGTTTAGACGAGTTGAACTCACTTATCGTCAATCTTGGGCTTGTAAAAAATATCACACCCAAAAGTCCGGAGCCAATAATGTTGAATCCGTCGCAGCTTCCCACTTCAATGCAGCTTGTCGCGGCCTCTGCAGGAAGGTTTTGGCGCTAG